A single region of the Streptomyces sp. NBC_01803 genome encodes:
- a CDS encoding HD domain-containing protein yields MPAAASPQDNNDLLVRFTALAGPGARGVGEELLARWDEPHRRYHTVSHLRAVLGRLDELAGCAEDDTAVGLAAWFHDAVYDPYASDNEERSALLAERLLPPGARRDEVARLVRLTATHDPADGDANGAALCDADLAVLAGPPARYAAYAAEVRQEYGFVTDEDFRAGRAVVLRHLLALPHLFRTPYGKEHWETTARFNLRGELRLLTG; encoded by the coding sequence ATGCCGGCAGCTGCGTCCCCCCAGGACAACAACGACCTCCTCGTCCGCTTCACCGCCCTCGCCGGGCCCGGTGCCCGCGGAGTCGGGGAGGAGCTGCTCGCGCGGTGGGACGAGCCGCATCGGCGCTATCACACCGTGTCCCATCTGCGGGCCGTGCTCGGGCGGTTGGACGAGCTGGCCGGGTGCGCCGAGGACGACACCGCGGTCGGCCTGGCGGCCTGGTTCCACGACGCCGTATACGACCCGTACGCCTCGGACAACGAGGAGCGGTCCGCCCTGCTCGCCGAACGGCTGCTGCCGCCCGGGGCCCGCCGCGACGAGGTGGCGCGGCTGGTGCGGCTCACCGCGACGCACGACCCGGCCGACGGCGACGCCAACGGCGCGGCCCTGTGCGACGCCGACCTCGCCGTGCTGGCCGGACCGCCCGCGCGGTACGCGGCGTACGCGGCCGAGGTCCGCCAGGAGTACGGCTTCGTGACCGACGAGGACTTCCGCGCCGGACGGGCGGTCGTGCTGCGCCATCTCCTCGCGCTGCCGCACCTGTTCCGCACCCCGTACGGGAAGGAACACTGGGAGACCACGGCGCGCTTCAACCTGCGTGGAGAGCTGCGGCTGCTGACCGGTTGA
- a CDS encoding helix-turn-helix domain-containing protein, translating into MVERGFHSDDLPRSERFDYCHGRYRGVFELTSDHADHFFACERFLPMGAVQLGTKSYLPMDLTRVSRSESAPVPDTYELVFPVQGVVHTAFTHGDFSTSPGGLYVHDISRVRSVSFRTHDEARPYHEIGLSVPKSLLTLPTDKVDRLLGERLPVDSGFGAMLTMFIRQLTTDSASFGPDDGPRLGTVAVDLVAALFGSLLAAESALPPESRSRALTLRIRAFIKRHLTSADLTPQAIADAHHISVSYLHKLFRTEDTTVAAFIRHERLERARHALTDRALRGTPIHTIATHWGFANSADFSRAFRAAYGVPPRDYRQHALGSDG; encoded by the coding sequence ATGGTCGAGCGTGGGTTCCACAGTGACGATCTGCCCCGGAGTGAACGTTTCGACTACTGCCATGGCCGCTATCGGGGCGTCTTCGAGCTGACCAGCGACCACGCCGACCACTTCTTCGCGTGCGAGCGCTTCCTGCCGATGGGCGCCGTGCAGCTGGGCACCAAGTCCTATCTGCCGATGGACCTCACCCGGGTGTCCCGCTCCGAGTCGGCCCCGGTCCCCGACACCTACGAGCTGGTCTTCCCGGTCCAGGGCGTGGTGCACACCGCCTTCACCCACGGGGACTTCTCGACGAGTCCCGGCGGGCTGTACGTGCACGACATCAGCCGCGTGCGCTCGGTGTCCTTCCGCACGCACGACGAGGCACGGCCGTATCACGAGATCGGGCTGAGCGTTCCCAAGTCGCTGCTGACGCTGCCGACCGACAAGGTCGACCGGCTGCTGGGCGAACGGCTGCCCGTGGACAGCGGCTTCGGCGCGATGCTCACCATGTTCATCCGCCAGCTGACCACCGACAGCGCGTCGTTCGGCCCCGACGACGGGCCCAGGCTCGGCACGGTCGCGGTCGATCTGGTCGCCGCGCTCTTCGGCAGCCTGCTGGCGGCCGAGTCCGCACTCCCACCCGAGAGCAGATCGCGGGCGCTGACCCTGCGCATCCGGGCCTTCATCAAACGGCACCTGACCAGCGCGGACTTGACGCCGCAGGCCATCGCCGACGCGCACCACATCTCGGTGAGCTATCTGCACAAGCTGTTCCGGACCGAGGACACCACGGTCGCGGCGTTCATCCGCCACGAGCGCCTGGAACGGGCGCGTCACGCCCTCACCGACAGGGCGCTGCGGGGCACGCCGATCCACACCATCGCCACACACTGGGGCTTCGCCAACTCGGCGGATTTCAGCCGGGCCTTCCGAGCGGCGTATGGTGTTCCGCCCCGCGACTACCGACAACACGCTCTGGGGTCCGATGGCTGA